In Symphalangus syndactylus isolate Jambi chromosome 14, NHGRI_mSymSyn1-v2.1_pri, whole genome shotgun sequence, one DNA window encodes the following:
- the NDUFAF7 gene encoding protein arginine methyltransferase NDUFAF7, mitochondrial isoform X4, with protein MLRHLIYKIKSTGPITVAEYMKEVLTNPAKGYYVCRDMLGEKGDFITSPEISQIFGELLGIWFISEWMATGKSTAFQLVELGPGRGTLVGDILRVFTQLGSVLKNCDISVHLVEVSQKLSEIQALTLTEEKVPLERNAGSPVYMKGVTKSGIPVSWYRDLHDVPKGYSFYLAHEFFDVLPVHKFQKTPQGWREVFVDIDPQVSDKLRFVLAPSATPAEAFIQHDETRDHVEVCPDAGVIIEELSQRIALTGGAALVADYGHEGTKTDTLRGFCGHKLHDVLIAPGTADLTADVDFSYLRRMAQGKVASLGPIKQHTFLKNMGIDVRLKVLLDKSNEPSVRQQLLQGYDMLMNPKKMGERFNFFALLPHQRLQGGRHRRNARQSKPFASLVAGFSELAWQ; from the exons GGTTATTATGTGTGCCGTGACATGCTAGGTGAAAAAGGAGATTTCATTACTTCACCTGAAATAAGTCAAATCTTTGGGGAG CTACTAGGGATTTGGTTCATTAGTGAATGGATGGCCACTGGAAAAAGCACAGCTTTCCAGCTGGTGGAACTGGGCCCAGGTAGGGGAACCCTCGTGGGAGATATTTTGAGG GTGTTCACTCAACTTGGATCTGTGCTGAAAAATTGTGACATTTCAGTACATCTGGTAGAGGTAAGCCAAAAATTAAGTGAGATTCAAGCATTGACACTGACTGAAGAGAAGGTCCCGTTAGAGCGAAATGCTGGATCCCCAGTATATATGAAAGGTGTCACTAAGTCTGGGATTCCAGTTTCCTGGTACCGAGATCTGCACGATGTTCCAAAAG GATACAGCTTTTATCTTGCACATGAATTTTTTGATGTTCTTCCTGTGCATAAATTTCAG AAAACACCACAGGGATGGCGAGAAGTATTTGTTGACATTGATCCACAGGTTTCTGATAAACTGAGGTTTGTTTTGGCACCTTCTGCCACCCCAGCAGAAGCCTTCATACAA CATGACGAAACAAGGGATCATGTTGAAGTGTGTCCTGATGCTGGTGTTATCATTGAGGAACTTTCTCAACGCATTGCATTAACTGGAGGTGCTGCACTGGTTGCCGATTATGGTCATGAGGGAACAAAGACAGATACCTTGAGA GGGTTTTGTGGCCACAAGCTTCATGATGTCTTAATTGCCCCAGGAACAGCAGATCTAACAGCTGATGTGGACTTCAGTTATTTGCGAAGAATGGCACAGGGAAAAGTAGCCTCTCTGGGCCcaataaaacaacacacatttttaaaaaatatgggtaTTGATGTCCGGCTAAAG gttCTTTTAGATAAATCAAATGAGCCTTCAGTGAGGCAGCAGTTACTTCAAGGATATGATATGTTAATGAATCCAAAGAAGATGGGAGAGAGATTTAACTTTTTTGCCTTGCTACCTCATCAGAGACTTCAAGGTGGAAGACATCGGAGGAATGCACGTCAGTCAAAACCCTTTGCATCCCTTGTAGCTGGGTTTAGTGAACTTGCTTGGCAGTGA